One stretch of Caldinitratiruptor microaerophilus DNA includes these proteins:
- the aroH gene encoding chorismate mutase — protein MIRGIRGATTVERNDSEEIIRATEELLEEMARQNEISPDDIASVFFTVTSELNATFPAEAARKRGWHLVPMLCATEIPVPGSLPMCIRVLIHVNTDRPPEAIRHVYLRRAVVLRPDWSGDRR, from the coding sequence ATGATCCGCGGGATTCGCGGGGCCACGACGGTCGAGCGGAACGATAGTGAGGAAATCATCCGGGCGACGGAAGAATTGCTGGAGGAGATGGCCCGCCAGAACGAGATCAGCCCTGACGACATCGCCAGCGTTTTCTTCACCGTCACCTCGGAACTCAACGCGACCTTCCCGGCGGAGGCCGCCCGGAAGCGGGGATGGCACCTGGTCCCGATGCTGTGTGCCACGGAGATCCCCGTGCCGGGCAGCCTACCTATGTGTATTCGGGTCTTGATCCACGTCAACACGGATCGGCCCCCGGAGGCCATCCGCCACGTGTACCTCCGCCGGGCCGTGGTCCTGCGGCCCGACTGGAGCGGGGATCGCCGTTGA